One Spea bombifrons isolate aSpeBom1 chromosome 1, aSpeBom1.2.pri, whole genome shotgun sequence DNA window includes the following coding sequences:
- the LOC128490455 gene encoding acidic leucine-rich nuclear phosphoprotein 32 family member B-like encodes MEIAKRLTLELRNRKASEVKEMVLDNCRSDDGKITGLTSEFENLEFLSMININLLSLANLPKLGKLRKLELSDNRISGGLEVLAERTPNLTNLNLSGNKIKDINTLEPLKKLPHLMSLDLFNCEVTMLNNYRESVFELLPQLTYLDGFDADEQEAPDSDPEDLDENGEEGDDDEDEGEEDEEELDEDEDEDGVDDEEDIEEEEGEEEEDDDEDVPQGEKRKRDLEDEGEEDDFEEEDDEDDE; translated from the exons ATGGAAATAGCAAAGAGGCTCACCCTGGAGCTCCGGAACAGGAAAGCGTCTGAA GTGAAAGAGATGGTTTTGGATAACTGCCGTTCAGATGATGGTAAAATTACTGGCCTGACCTCAGAGTTTGAAAACCTGGAATTCCTCAGTATGATCAATATCAACCTACTATCTCTTGCTAACCTTCCGAAGCTTGGCAAGTTGAGAAAG TTGGAGCTCAGTGATAACAGGATCTCAGGAGGATTAGAGGTACTTGCAGAACGGACCCCAAATCTGACAAATTTAAATCTCAGTGGAAACAAGATTAAAGACATCAACACTCTAGAACCACTT AAGAAGCTACCTCACCTTATGAGCTTGGATCTGTTCAACTGTGAAGTGACTATGTTGAACAATTATAGAGAGAGCGTCTTTGAACTTTTGCCTCAGCTCACATACCTGGATGGCTTTGATGCTGATGAGCAAGAGGCGCCAGATTCAGATCCTGAAGATCTAGATGAGAATGGAGAAG AAGGAGATGACGATGAAgatgaaggagaggaagatgagGAAGAGCTTGATGAGGATGAAGATGAAGATGGTGTAGATGATGAG GAGGACATTGAAGAGGAggaaggagaagaggaagaggatgaTGATGAAG atgtgCCCcagggagaaaagagaaaacGAGATCTGGAAGATGAGGGCGAAGAAGATGATTTTGAGGAAGAagatgatgaggatgatgaaTGA